A stretch of DNA from Malus sylvestris chromosome 9, drMalSylv7.2, whole genome shotgun sequence:
ATCAACAAATAAAGGCATGCCGTGTGGATGTGGTAAGCAATCAAAATTGCTGTTTAAAGTAGAGTATTACTCAAATCTCAACTTTTTTGGTtgcttttcacattttttttttaaataactttaacgaaaaaatttcggtactgtttattttaacgaaaaattatgtttttatactaaaaagtcaattcttgtactatttactttatcctttattttgttcttatcgttaaaactcaaaattttcaaacatttttcattagttttttttttaattgtgtcGGTAACACCGTCCTGTATACAAAGTGTCATGATATAaatcattgaatttttttaaaaaaaagatcCAACTACTTGCATTATCACTTCATATATCGAATAGTGTTGCTGACACACTAAATCGTTTATTTTCACAATCAACATTTCTAAATtactttaaattaatttttaataagaaGATTCAAATTCGGATGAAAGGAAATAAACTTACCTTTATGACTATAAGTAACGCATTCATAATTGACATCGCATGCGTAAATACTTCATTCTTTGCATGAATGAATGGACATGGTAACTTAGCTAAGAAGTAGaatttacatgaaatatgaTCACATATATTTTAGTCTAATAATGTATTATCATGTATAAGTTTTTCGAAAAAGAAACATTTCACATAAGATAAAACCAGATCTACCAAATATCAATTATTATATGTGCATTTTAGTTAATCCAATGACATGCTTACAAGTACACGGTGCTAATATAACGAACCAGAGCTATCAACCCGCGCAATCATCACCTAACAGAATATTAAAACTGTCAAtctatttaaaataataatttatcctgaaaaatagctcaaaaataagagaactttaacgaaaagtttccggtactgttcactttaacgaaaaatcacatttttacactaaaaagtcaatcatggtactattcactttaccctttattttgtccttatcattaaaactcaaagttttcaagctcttttcattggTTTTCCTTCAaaataattcttcatatttactattttatttatgaaaaataaatacaaaataaacgGTAGAGATCAAGTGCAAGCGCGACTACAGAAACCATGCAAATATTGCACTCAGCTGGATCCCAAACAGTCAAAGAGTTGACTCATCGAAATCAACAAATAAAGACATGCTGTGTGGATGTGGTAAGCAAATCAAAATTGGTGTTCAAAGTAGAGTATTTACTCAAATCTAAACTTTTTTTGTTCCCTTtcacataatattttttttaggaaacttaacgaaaagtttccggtactgtttaatttaaccaaaaatcacatttttatactaaaaagtcaattctggtactattcactttaccctttattttgttataatcgttaaaactcaaagttttcaaaccattttcattagtttttttattgtGCGACAATACGATCTGGTAcagtgtcataatataagtcatttgaatttttcttccttCAAATATCTAACTATTTGCATTTTAATAAGAAGATTCAAATTTGGATAGAGGAAAGAAACTTAGCTTTATGACTATACTTAATTGTTGAAATTAATCATGTATGGTATACATTTTTTCCCATGATCGTGCTTTATTAGATCCAGATATTGTACAATAAGATCGCATGTGTAAATATTTAATTCTTTGAACGAAAGAGTGAACATCATAACTTAGCTAAGAGGTAaaatttacacgaaatataaacACAAAAGTTTTAGTATAATAATGTATTGTCACGTATAAATTCTTCCAAGAGAGAAACATTTCACATAAGATGAAACCACATCTACCAAATCTCAATTATTATATGAATCAAGAAGTGGAAAGTGCATTTTAATAACGGATATGGCTTATCTGCCATCCCAGTTCTCATATACTTTAATCTCCTTCTATTTATGCGGTCACGGttagccacgtcaatattttatatcattattattttttatcttattatctctataaaaaaatcaatataaaatatgaatgtggtttaaccacacaaaataaaaaaggatgaGAATGTATAAGAACTAtgagggcagagaagccgggtCCTTTTGATAACAGAAACAAAGTGGGGCCCATGATAATTTGGAAATGGACTtttatgtgagagagagagtgagtgaagTCTTGTGAAAAGAGATAAGAAGGAAGATACTCATAAGCTCGGTAGTATCCGCATCGCATTGGCAAACAAACGAACGAGTCTCAGTGACTCAGAAAAACTCAGAGACTGAGTGTCTTCTTCTtgttctgagagagagagagagcatattACAGCAATGGCAGCTTCCCAATTCTCTGCAACTCGCAGCGGAGCAGAGACAGCGTGGCATTGCAAATCGCAATCCAAACTGATCGATTTCGGTTCCAGGAAGAACAAATCCAAGCTTTTGTTCACAAGGACATTGAATCGGACTCGGCCGTTTTCGTTCTCGGTGAAGAGCGTTCTGGACAAGCCTCACGAGCTCAAGAATCCGATCATCGAACAAGGTCATCCTCCTTATCTTCTCTGttctttgatatatatataaattttttttttttttaaaacccatGCTTTCATGCTTTGATTGTTCATCACTCTCATTTTACCTCGTTAGTTTCAGAAAAGGATTGGGAACCACCATctggttgtgattaatttacaGGAAAAATGTATTAAAAATCGATTCTTTGTTAGTCTGATGGTCATAATTTGCTATCCGTTTTTCCAATCAAACCCAACTTTTGAGGAGTTTCTGGAAGTGGGGTTTGTTGATTAGATGGCTAAGAGCTTGAAATCATCTGGTTAAGCTGGATTTTTGCTATCTTGAATCGATAGATGGCACGAATTAGCTGATGGGTTCGGATCCTCTTTTTTTATGCTGACATGGTAAATATGTGGTTGGTTGTTGGAAGGGTTTCGGATCATGCTTATCAAATTCTcaattttgatatatatatatatatatatatatatgtaattacacacacacacacacacacacatatatatatatatatatatatatatatttgagagATTGCGCCTTTTTTTGTATGTTCTAATGTAATGACTCGAGATATTGTGTTGTACTCAATTTAGCACTTTGCATTTTTTTACTTAGATGCTGCAAGCGAATTCAGCTCATTCGTACCTGATGCTGCCTCCATCGCTTCGAGCATCAAATACCACGCAGAATTCACCCCGTTGTTTTCTCCGGAGAAGTTTGAGCTTCCAAAGGCCTTCTTTGCAACTGCACAAAGTGTTCGTGATGCGCTTATTGTTAACTGGAATGCAACAAATAATCATTATGAAAAATTGAACGCAAAGCAGGCATATTATTTGTCAATGGAATTTCTACAGGTTCGTTATGAACTCCCTGAATTCGTTCCCCACAAGTGTGGATGTACACTTCTGTCGCTTATAGCTTGCAATATGCTTCATGTCACAGTGTTCTGTTTTTGTAGGGTAGAGCGCTGTTAAATGCCATTGGTAATTTAGAGCTTGATGGTGCATATGCGGAAGCTTTAAGCAAGCTTGGACACAAATTAGAAAATGTTGCTAACCAGGTGAGGGTCCAGTCTTTACCTTTTCATCAAAATTTAGTTATGAACattcataattttaatattgCATTATAAGCAACCGGTCACTTCTATAAATTTTGCTTAACGTGTGTGTGTTTGTCTTTCtcggcatgttttgtgtctgtGTGCTTGTACAACTAGCTTATATAGATGATTTGATTATAGGAGCCAGATGCTGCACTTGGAAACGGAGGTCTTGGTCGGCTTGCCTCTTGCTTCTTGGACTCTTTGGCAACGTTAAATTATCCAGCATGGGGTTATGGGCTTCGGTACAAGTATGGCTTATTTAAACAGCTGATTACTAAAGATGGTCAAGAAGAAGTTGCTGAGGATTGGCTTGAGGTATGCATGCTTTATGTGTTCATCTTTCGTTTCAACTACATCATTGTCTGTAAACGTTTTTGGTGAAATCTTTATGCCTTATTATTTGTTGAATCTTGCAGATGGGAAATCCCTGGGAGATTGTGAGAAATGATGTCTCCTATCCTGTCAAATTTTATGGCAAGATTGTTACTGGTTCGGATGGAAAACAGCATTGGATTGGAGGAGAAGACATAGATGCTGTTGCTTATGATGTTCCAATACCTGGATACAAAACTAAAACCACAATCAACTTGCGGCTTTGGTCAACGAAAGCTTCATCACAGAACTTTGATTTATATGCTTTTAATTCTGGAGAGCACACGAAAGCATCTGAAGCTTTAGCAAATGCTGAAAAGGTTGTTTATTGTACTCCTTTcctttctgttttctttcttttccaatttCCAATTTGATCAGAAAATACAGACTTCGGGTTTTCTGTTGTCTTATTTTTCCTTTATTAGTTATTTGGTGTGAAGGGGGGCACTTGCTGCATTCTTTTAAAGAacttatatttaatatatatgtgtTCCAGCGGAAATCTCTACTTATCAGGCATATTCTTATTGACCAGTTATCGTCTGCTTTCGGGTTTCTTTTGTTATGTTGCTATTTTAACCACATATGGTTCAATAGGTAAAATAGCTGTTTGTTTAATGATTAACAGATTTGCTACGTACTTTATCCTGGGGATGAATCAATGGAGGGCAAGACACTTCGTTTGAAGCAACAATATACTTTATGTTCTGCTTCTCTCCAAGATATTGTTGCACGTTTTGAGAGAAGATCCGGAGCAAATGTCAAATGGGAAGAGTTCCCCGAGAAGGTGGCAGTGCAGATGAATGATACTCATCCAACTCTCTGCATTCCTGAACTGATGAgaattttgattgatttgaaGGGTTTGGACTGGAAGGAGGCCTGGAGTATTACTCAAAGGTAACACCTTTTGTGATTTGTGGGAATACTTGTTAGTTCATTCTTAACCGTAGCAACTTCTTTTCCCTTACATCCTGTCACATGTGTTCTAGGACGGTTGCATATACAAACCATACTGTTCTACCTGAGGCCTTGGAGAAATGGAGTCTGGAACTTATGGAGAAGCTGCTTCCTCGACATGTTCAGATCATACAGATGATAGATGAGGAGGTAATGCTGGATTATGTACAAAAGTTAAACAGTTCATACCTTTGGAGTTTATAAAATTTACTGATTCCTTGCATTTGCATATTCTGCAGCTCATTCAGACCATAATTTCGGAATATGGCACAGCAGATTATGATTTATTAGAGAAGAAACTTAAGGAGATGAGAATATTAGAAAATGTTGACTTGCCTGCCAAATTTTCAGATTTAATTGTTAAACCCGAAAAGAGTTCCACTGCTGTCCCGAGTGAAGAAATTGAAAAGTCAGAAGAGGAAGATGAATCTGCTGATGCCGAAAAGAGTTCCACTGCTGTCCTGagtgaagaaattgaagagtCAGAAGAGGAAGATGAATCTGCTGATGCCGAAAAGAGTTCCACTGCTGTCCTGagtgaagaaattgaagagtCAGAAGAGGAAGGTGAATCTGCTGATGAAGAAAAAGTACCTGTGAAGAAACGCgaagaggaaaaaaagaaaaaggttgtgGTGGAACCACCACCGAAGTTAGTACGTATGGCGAATCTCTGTGTTGTGGGTGGTCACGCAGTAAATGGCGTTGCTGAAATACACAGTGAAATAGTGAAAGATGAAGTATTTAATTCATTTTATAAGGTAAGCCTTGACAGTTTTAGTAAAGACGAGGTTCTTTCAATGTTGAAAAATTGCTCTTATTATTGATCTCTAACCTGCAATTTTGGCAGTTGTGGCCTGataaatttcaaaacaaaacaaatgggGTGACACCAAGAAGATGGATCCGCTTCTGTAATCCAGATTTAAGTAACATTATAACAAAGTGGATTGGCACGGAAGACTGGGTCTTAAATACTGAAAAACTGGCCGAATTACgaaaggtaaaactcacaagACTGAACGACTTAGAGATTATGTTGACTTTTATATGATTTTTGGAGTATCGTTGTTATGGCCATATACTTATCTCAGTTATTTGGTTTTGTGATAGTTTGCAGACAATCAGGATCTCCAAACCCAATGGAGGGAAGCAAAAAGGAACAACAAGTTGAAAGTTGTGTCCTTGATCAAAGAAAGAACGGGTTATTCTGTCAACCCTGATGCAATGTTTGATATACAGGTAATTTCTATGCATTCAAATCTCCTTCAAATGTATATTAAATAGATAAATGCCCGCAAAGCCAACTTTGCGCATCGTTGGTCTATTCACTGCACAAAATTTCCTTGTGTTTCTCATCATGCCTCGATCAAAGTTCTCTTCTTATTGGAATGTTTCTGTTCAGGTGAAGCGCATTCATGAATACAAGCGACAACTGATGAATATTATGGGAATTGTTTACCGCtacaagaaaatgaaagaaatgaGTGCTTCAGGAAGGAAATCAAAGTTTGTTCCACGTGTTTGTATGTTTGGAGGAAAAGCATTTTCTACGTATGTGCAAGCCAAGAGAATTGTGAAATTTATCGCAGATGTAGGGGCAACCATTAATCATGATCCTAGTATCGGTGATCTACTGAAGGTATGGAGATCTTTGATGTTAATAGGGTTCTTGCACTGATAACTTGATAAAACAAGCGATTTTGCAGTTTTATTGACTTACAGTTAATATAAGTTGGCTCTGTAAAAGAACCAACACATGCAATATCTTTATGTGTGTGTATTTTAGATTGGCTGTAAATTCATCTGAATTACTGACTCacttatttataaaattgatTGTTATATTAGGTTGTCTTCGTCCCTGATTACAATGTCAGTGTTGCTGAACAGTTAATTCCTGCAAGTGAGCTCTCACAGCACATCAGGTAATTCAGTCTTATCCGTCATGATTCACTTTTTCGCTGGCCACATGATTTTTCTGTCTGTGAGTGGTAAATGGAGAAACATAAGCAGGAATTGGTTTTAAACTTTTTCCGCTGCTTAGGTTTTTAGCAATAATTGATATTTTAGTAAGAAAAGAATGGGTTTGGCTTGGTTTGCGAGAATAATCAAGGGTCAAATTCAAGCAGATTAGCATATTGGTGAATGGTCAAACCAACCCTTATGTTAGTAACTTGTAGAGTAGAGAGTTCAGAGCATTGTGTATTAAACTAAAAATCTAGGTGAGCCTTCCTTGTGTTGGATAATATATCATGGGATCTATGTTTTATGGAACCCGTACAAGGCGCTACAATATACTGATGTATACACTCACAAACCAACCCTTATGTTATCTTGGCCTCTTGTTAATTGTTATTTATTTGTAGTACCGCTGGTATGGAAGCCAGTGGAACCAGCAACATGAAGTTTGCAATGAATGGCTGCATCCTCATTGGGACTCTAGACGGTGCCAATGTTGAGATAAGAGAAGAGGTTGGGGAAGACAACTTTTTCCTCTTTGGTGCTAAAGCTCATGAGATTGCTGGGCTGAGAAAGGAACGAGC
This window harbors:
- the LOC126582711 gene encoding alpha-1,4 glucan phosphorylase L isozyme, chloroplastic/amyloplastic-like codes for the protein MAASQFSATRSGAETAWHCKSQSKLIDFGSRKNKSKLLFTRTLNRTRPFSFSVKSVLDKPHELKNPIIEQDAASEFSSFVPDAASIASSIKYHAEFTPLFSPEKFELPKAFFATAQSVRDALIVNWNATNNHYEKLNAKQAYYLSMEFLQGRALLNAIGNLELDGAYAEALSKLGHKLENVANQEPDAALGNGGLGRLASCFLDSLATLNYPAWGYGLRYKYGLFKQLITKDGQEEVAEDWLEMGNPWEIVRNDVSYPVKFYGKIVTGSDGKQHWIGGEDIDAVAYDVPIPGYKTKTTINLRLWSTKASSQNFDLYAFNSGEHTKASEALANAEKICYVLYPGDESMEGKTLRLKQQYTLCSASLQDIVARFERRSGANVKWEEFPEKVAVQMNDTHPTLCIPELMRILIDLKGLDWKEAWSITQRTVAYTNHTVLPEALEKWSLELMEKLLPRHVQIIQMIDEELIQTIISEYGTADYDLLEKKLKEMRILENVDLPAKFSDLIVKPEKSSTAVPSEEIEKSEEEDESADAEKSSTAVLSEEIEESEEEDESADAEKSSTAVLSEEIEESEEEGESADEEKVPVKKREEEKKKKVVVEPPPKLVRMANLCVVGGHAVNGVAEIHSEIVKDEVFNSFYKLWPDKFQNKTNGVTPRRWIRFCNPDLSNIITKWIGTEDWVLNTEKLAELRKFADNQDLQTQWREAKRNNKLKVVSLIKERTGYSVNPDAMFDIQVKRIHEYKRQLMNIMGIVYRYKKMKEMSASGRKSKFVPRVCMFGGKAFSTYVQAKRIVKFIADVGATINHDPSIGDLLKVVFVPDYNVSVAEQLIPASELSQHISTAGMEASGTSNMKFAMNGCILIGTLDGANVEIREEVGEDNFFLFGAKAHEIAGLRKERAEGKFVPDPRFEEVKEFVKSGVFGSYNYDELIGSLEGNEGFGQADYFLVGKDFPSYIECQEKVDEAYRDQKRWTRMSILNTAGSYKFSSDRTIHEYAKDIWNINPVELH